A genomic segment from Methanolobus zinderi encodes:
- a CDS encoding AAA family ATPase → MRDIWTVKYRPSKLDDIVGNEGSIDTMRKLIHSKNLPHLVLYGPENTGKSSAAFAMASEIYGDDYQRNFTYFNASDFFEQGKRYIVRDKRFVRIIGTDDPKKIKKSVISIFKEVVNEYASMGPLDSDFKVIFIDNAESLNSDSQHALRRIMEKYTATCRFILSTTQASKLISPLRSRGLQLFFTHVSDDKLEKFIRDIADREGLSLSDDGVYAIGYHAKGNIAKALHTLQLASISSDNGTIGAQEIYDATFMEKSDNITHLFNAAVSKNILDARKAIDALILEDGMSGQEILLKLYQMAIDSNESDPVVAQWIIKMADTDFYMTEAANERIQLEALVAGFNQQISS, encoded by the coding sequence ATGAGAGACATATGGACCGTAAAGTACAGGCCCTCAAAACTCGATGACATTGTTGGCAATGAAGGATCCATTGATACTATGAGGAAGCTCATACATTCAAAGAATCTTCCTCACCTTGTCCTTTACGGGCCTGAGAACACCGGTAAGTCATCCGCTGCCTTTGCCATGGCCAGCGAGATATATGGAGATGATTACCAGCGGAATTTCACCTATTTTAACGCATCTGACTTTTTCGAGCAGGGAAAACGCTACATTGTCAGGGATAAAAGGTTTGTCCGTATAATCGGAACAGATGATCCAAAAAAGATAAAGAAGAGTGTTATCTCCATTTTCAAGGAAGTTGTCAACGAATATGCAAGTATGGGGCCCCTGGATTCGGATTTTAAGGTAATATTCATAGACAATGCCGAGTCACTGAATTCCGATTCCCAGCATGCCCTAAGAAGGATTATGGAAAAGTATACTGCAACATGCAGGTTCATACTTTCCACCACACAGGCTTCAAAGCTCATTTCCCCCTTACGCTCAAGAGGCCTACAACTCTTCTTCACGCATGTATCCGATGACAAGCTTGAAAAGTTCATAAGGGATATAGCTGACAGGGAAGGTCTTTCGCTAAGCGATGACGGAGTCTATGCAATCGGCTACCATGCAAAGGGAAATATTGCAAAGGCGCTGCACACCCTGCAGCTTGCATCCATAAGCTCGGACAACGGGACCATCGGTGCACAGGAGATATATGATGCCACCTTCATGGAAAAATCAGATAATATAACCCATCTTTTCAATGCGGCAGTATCAAAGAACATTCTGGATGCCCGAAAAGCCATTGATGCCCTGATACTCGAAGATGGCATGTCCGGACAGGAGATACTCCTGAAGCTGTACCAGATGGCAATCGATTCCAATGAAAGCGACCCTGTGGTTGCACAATGGATCATTAAAATGGCTGATACCGACTTTTATATGACAGAGGCGGCTAACGAAAGAATACAGCTCGAAGCACTTGTTGCCGGTTTCAACCAGCAGATCAGCTCCTGA
- a CDS encoding MinD/ParA family ATP-binding protein: MTFTLAVHSSKGGTGKTSIAVNLAAAYAQDGKNVCLLDVDIRGPSLCSIFKPETYFWVNDLLSGKRGINDTIHDVSDEFGTEGKFFVGYSNPDINEIREIARKDRNWQSTALRNLISGKKELASKNIDIIIFDTSPGVKYESINAVAASDLVLIVHNSSAACDNCTDQLIQGIYSPLNKQCAIVDNMYHQNVLETPDEKKFGIDVVARIPCMCNVATRNREILTLAEPEHVFSKSIYSAKEKIDRRYR; this comes from the coding sequence ATGACTTTTACACTGGCCGTACACTCTTCAAAGGGGGGCACCGGGAAAACCAGTATTGCAGTCAACCTTGCGGCAGCATATGCGCAGGATGGAAAAAACGTATGTCTTCTGGATGTAGATATCAGGGGACCTTCTCTGTGTAGTATATTCAAACCTGAAACCTATTTCTGGGTAAATGACCTGCTATCCGGAAAGAGAGGTATAAATGACACCATACATGATGTCAGTGATGAATTCGGAACAGAAGGTAAGTTCTTTGTGGGTTACTCCAACCCAGATATCAATGAAATACGTGAGATTGCAAGAAAAGACCGTAACTGGCAATCCACTGCACTGAGAAACCTTATCAGTGGGAAAAAAGAGCTTGCAAGCAAGAACATCGACATAATCATCTTTGACACAAGCCCGGGAGTCAAATATGAGTCTATCAACGCAGTTGCTGCATCCGATCTTGTACTGATAGTACACAACTCCTCTGCCGCATGTGACAATTGTACCGATCAGTTGATCCAGGGAATATACTCACCATTGAACAAACAGTGTGCAATAGTCGATAATATGTATCATCAGAATGTCCTCGAGACTCCGGATGAGAAAAAATTCGGAATCGACGTAGTTGCACGGATACCATGTATGTGCAACGTGGCCACCAGAAACAGAGAGATACTCACACTGGCCGAGCCGGAACATGTTTTCTCAAAGTCGATATATAGTGCAAAAGAGAAAATAGACCGCCGTTACCGATAA
- a CDS encoding transcriptional regulator: MSENELLEEILKNLQAINTKLDRIVGKKESFSEPEKEDITDSLDIMTLLSLPDHLRTTATTLFEIGPATAEEVSKVTFKERAVESNYLNQLVRMEHVEKYREGRKIYFRIREK, encoded by the coding sequence ATGTCAGAAAATGAACTTCTTGAAGAAATACTGAAAAACCTGCAAGCCATAAACACAAAACTTGACAGGATAGTCGGAAAAAAGGAGTCATTTTCCGAGCCTGAAAAGGAAGATATCACAGATTCGCTGGATATCATGACCTTGCTCTCGCTTCCGGATCATCTGCGCACCACGGCTACAACTCTTTTTGAGATCGGGCCTGCAACCGCAGAGGAAGTATCCAAAGTGACATTCAAGGAAAGAGCGGTTGAAAGTAACTATCTCAATCAACTGGTCAGAATGGAGCATGTTGAAAAATACAGAGAGGGAAGAAAGATCTATTTCCGTATCAGGGAAAAATAA
- a CDS encoding secondary thiamine-phosphate synthase enzyme YjbQ — translation MVSEYIEFDTKGNADIIDITPDVSDIVASSGIMNGIAMVFAPGSTAAITTIEYESGLISDLQETLERLVPQGITYKHNEKWHDGNGHSHVRASLIGQSESFPLLNGNLQLGTWQQIIFIDLDNRPRSRKVLVQIYGEK, via the coding sequence GTGGTAAGCGAATATATAGAATTTGATACGAAAGGGAATGCGGATATAATCGATATCACTCCTGATGTGTCGGATATCGTCGCGTCATCGGGGATCATGAACGGCATAGCCATGGTGTTCGCGCCGGGTTCTACTGCTGCCATAACTACTATTGAATATGAATCCGGTCTCATATCTGACCTTCAGGAGACGCTGGAAAGACTGGTGCCGCAGGGTATCACATACAAGCACAATGAAAAATGGCATGACGGAAACGGACATTCTCATGTCAGAGCTTCACTGATCGGTCAGAGTGAATCTTTTCCCCTGCTCAACGGAAACCTTCAGCTCGGGACCTGGCAACAGATTATATTTATAGACCTGGATAATCGTCCGCGTTCAAGAAAAGTACTCGTCCAGATATACGGTGAAAAATAG
- a CDS encoding tRNA uridine(34) 5-carboxymethylaminomethyl modification radical SAM/GNAT enzyme Elp3, whose protein sequence is MTAKANPDPDFFKACREILEMVIKKEITDKQQLNEAKKKISKKYRLSCLPKNADIIVTGNDEEQETVRDILRRKPVRTISGVAVIAAMTSPAPCPHGVCLPCPGGPDSEFHSPQSYMGREPSTMRAIQYEYDPYRIVTGRLEQLKQIGHEVKKAELIVMGGTFSARSIDYQQWYTKRCLEAMNDFYGKSWRQEVHTIGKQLPYVTLEDVQRMNETAAIRNTGITFETRPDWTSTQHVDRMLELGATKVEIGVQSTYDFVLSRMKRGHTVADSIEANRILRDSGLKVGFHMMPGLPGMDEEREIRNFKRVFNNPGFKPDYLKIYPTLVTEGTELNEMWARGEYRAISDEDAVGLLADIKSFVPEWVRMQRIQRDIPAQQILDGVRKSNIRQLARERLIQNGETCRCIRCREVGHNILQGREPDVDNIDLKTMSYDCCGGKEHFIAFEDRVQDILIGFIRLRFPNRPHRNELESAALGRELHVYGSMVPVGDKAGGHDWQHRGYGAELVAHAEKIARDAGYSKLAITSGIGVRRYYQRLGYERDGVYMSKRL, encoded by the coding sequence ATGACAGCAAAAGCAAATCCCGATCCTGACTTTTTTAAAGCATGCAGGGAAATCCTGGAGATGGTGATAAAAAAAGAGATCACCGACAAGCAGCAGTTAAACGAGGCAAAGAAGAAGATTTCCAAGAAGTACAGACTTTCCTGCCTTCCTAAAAACGCCGATATAATAGTTACCGGAAACGATGAAGAGCAGGAGACCGTCAGGGATATTCTGCGCCGCAAACCTGTACGTACCATATCGGGTGTGGCCGTCATTGCAGCAATGACCTCACCGGCACCCTGCCCCCACGGAGTCTGCCTGCCCTGTCCGGGCGGACCGGATTCTGAATTCCATTCGCCGCAAAGCTATATGGGCAGAGAACCCTCCACGATGCGTGCGATCCAGTATGAGTACGACCCATACAGGATAGTTACCGGAAGACTGGAACAGTTAAAGCAGATAGGACATGAGGTAAAAAAAGCCGAGCTAATCGTCATGGGCGGCACTTTTTCTGCCAGGTCCATCGATTACCAGCAGTGGTATACAAAACGCTGTCTGGAAGCAATGAATGACTTTTACGGGAAATCCTGGCGCCAGGAAGTTCATACCATAGGCAAGCAGTTACCCTATGTGACCCTGGAAGATGTGCAGCGGATGAACGAGACCGCAGCTATCCGGAATACGGGCATTACCTTTGAAACAAGACCTGACTGGACATCGACCCAACATGTGGACAGGATGCTCGAACTCGGAGCTACCAAGGTGGAGATCGGTGTACAGAGTACCTATGATTTCGTCCTTTCCCGGATGAAAAGAGGACATACGGTGGCTGACAGTATTGAAGCTAACCGTATTCTCAGGGACAGCGGCCTGAAAGTAGGATTCCATATGATGCCCGGACTTCCCGGAATGGATGAGGAAAGGGAGATCAGAAACTTTAAGAGGGTGTTCAACAATCCCGGATTTAAACCAGATTATCTTAAGATATACCCCACGCTTGTCACGGAAGGCACCGAACTCAATGAAATGTGGGCTCGCGGAGAGTACCGGGCAATCAGCGATGAGGATGCAGTGGGATTGCTTGCCGATATAAAGTCGTTTGTACCGGAATGGGTGCGAATGCAGCGTATCCAGCGCGACATACCCGCCCAGCAGATACTGGACGGAGTCAGAAAGAGCAATATAAGACAGCTTGCCAGGGAGCGTCTGATACAAAACGGAGAAACTTGCCGGTGTATCAGATGCCGGGAAGTCGGACATAACATCCTGCAGGGCAGAGAGCCCGATGTGGATAATATCGACCTCAAGACTATGAGTTATGACTGCTGCGGCGGTAAGGAACACTTCATAGCATTCGAAGACAGGGTTCAGGACATCCTGATCGGATTTATAAGACTGAGATTCCCTAACAGACCTCACAGGAATGAGCTGGAGAGCGCAGCCCTGGGAAGAGAGCTGCATGTATATGGCTCCATGGTGCCTGTTGGTGATAAGGCCGGGGGCCATGACTGGCAGCACAGAGGATACGGAGCCGAGCTCGTGGCACATGCAGAGAAGATAGCCCGGGATGCGGGTTACAGCAAACTGGCAATAACGAGTGGCATAGGTGTGAGGAGATACTATCAGCGCCTCGGCTATGAACGTGACGGAGTGTATATGTCGAAAAGATTGTAG
- a CDS encoding DUF1699 family protein — MKIRVVSSKEEINTLGPNEEIVHLAFRPSNTDIFSLVMKCPSVKALHIPSSYKRTISNSAKMYLEMQGIDLLEGDVWGHRKDINEYSEVSQTVYDRIDQYREEGFSEDEIEDKMVRETRLSPDFIKFLVRQNN; from the coding sequence ATGAAAATAAGAGTTGTAAGTTCAAAAGAGGAAATCAACACACTTGGACCAAATGAAGAGATCGTGCATCTTGCATTCAGACCTTCAAACACCGATATTTTTTCACTGGTAATGAAATGCCCAAGTGTCAAGGCGCTCCACATACCAAGCTCATACAAGAGGACGATTTCCAATTCCGCAAAGATGTACCTCGAGATGCAGGGAATCGACCTCCTTGAAGGCGATGTATGGGGCCACAGGAAAGATATAAACGAATACTCCGAAGTATCACAGACCGTTTACGACCGCATTGATCAGTACAGGGAAGAAGGATTCTCAGAAGATGAGATCGAGGACAAAATGGTAAGAGAGACCAGACTCAGTCCGGATTTCATTAAGTTCCTTGTCAGGCAGAACAACTAA